A segment of the Deltaproteobacteria bacterium genome:
TTTTTGAAAATTTCACAAATCTCGTCATAGTGAGTGTAAAGGGGATTCTCCTGGTTGTGGATGGTCATCCATTGCGCCATCAGCGAGCCGCCCCTGCTGACAATGCCGGTGGTCCGTTTTTTTGTCAGCGGAATAAAATCTCTCAACACGCCGGCATGGATGGTCATGTAGTCGACCCCCTGTTCCGCCTGCTCTTCAATGACTTTCAGCAGAAGGTCCTCCGTCAAATCTTCCAATTTCCGGACCCGCTGGATCGCCTCGTAAATGGGGACGGTGCCGATGGGGACGGGGCTTTCAGCGATGATGGCTTTGCGGATTTCGGGAATATTGCCGCCGGTGGACAAGTCCATCACCGTATCGGACCCCAAATGAACCGCCATGTGGAGTTTGGCCCGTTCTTCGTCGATCTTGGAGGTGACTGCGGAATTACCGATATTGGCGTTGATTTTGCATGTCGCCCCCAACCCAATCGCCATCGGTTCAAGATTTTTATGATTGATATTGGCGGGGATGATCATCCGGCCGCGGGCGATTTCCCGCCGCACCAGTTCCGGCGACAGGTTTTCCTTGTCGGCGACGAATTTCATTTCTTTGGTGATGATCCCTTTTCGGGCCTGTTGCATTTGGGTGGACATATTATTTCATTCCTCCATATTCAATCTTTCCCCTCTCCGGAGTCGATGGGGTTGCGAATTTCTTTTCAGGGATTCTTCCCGCTTCAAACGCCAGCCGTCCCGCCGAAAGGGCCTGTTTCATTGCGGAGGCCATTTTAACCGGATCTTTCGCTTTGGCAACCGCCGTGTTTAAGAGAACGCCGTCACAGCCGATCTCCATGGCAATAGCGACATGCGAGGCCGTTCCAACGCCGGCATCCACAATGACCGGCACCGTAACGCTTTTGCGGATCAGCTCCAGATTATTCGGGTTTCTGATTCCCTGCCCCGATCCAATCGGCGCCCCCAGCGGCATGACCGCCGGGCAACCCAAGTCGGCCAGTTTTTTACAAATAATCGGATCGTCACTGCAGTAGGGGAGGACGACAAACTTGTCGGCGAGCAGTTCCCGCGCCGCCTTCAGCAGTTCCTCGTTGTCGGGAAAAAGGGAATAGCTGTCGCCGATGACCTCCAGTTTGATCCAGTTTGTCTCCATCGATTCGTGGGCGAGCCTTGCCGTCAGCACCGCCTCTTTGGCGGTGTAGCATCCCGCCGTGTTCGGGAGCCACCCACAGCCTGTTTCCTTTATCACCGAAAAAAAACCATGTTCCGGGTCTTGGGCCAGGTTGATCCGTCGGACAGCGACCGTGACCATTTCCGTTCCCGAAGACTCGATGGCCTGTTTGAGAACCGTGAGATTCGGATATCCCGCGGTGCCGAGGAAAAGGCGCGAATGGAATGTTTTGTCCGCAATGGTCAGCATTAATTTTGAAACCTCCGGGTGCCGAAGACATCGAAAAATTTCGACTCTTTTTCCTGTACCATCAGTTCAGCCATCAATTTCCCCACAATCGGCGTCAAAAGAATTCCATGTCGGTACATCCCCATGGCCACAAAGAGACCTTCGATACCGGTTCGCCCCAGAATGGGACAGTGGTCCTCGGCGGTGGGGCGAAAACCGACCCAGGTTTTACGTACCTCCATTTCGGCGGTTGCCGGCAGAATTTTCCAGGCGCCATAGAGCAGGTCAAGCAGGGCGCCGCCGGTTACCCGATGATCCAGCCCCATCTCTTCATTGGTTGCCCCGACGACAATCCGTCCATCCGAGCGGGGGACCAGATAAACAGGGTAGCGGTGGATGGTGCGAATCGCGCGCGTCAAAGGAATCGTCTGGTTATTCACCAGTTCCAGCGCCTGCCCCTTCACCGGCCGGACGGGGAGCGAAAGATAATCGCCAAGGCCCTCGATGTCCTGGTGAATTCCGGTTGCGAGGCAGACAGTGGAAACGGGGAAGCGTTCCCCCTTTGCCTTGATGGCCCGGACTTTTCCCTGTTCAATTTCCAGTCTCTCGATCCTGGTGCCTTCGTGCAGTTGCCCCCCGGAGGCCAAGAAAGCCTTTTTTAGCGACTCAATCAGCCGAAGGTTGTCGAGAAAGTATTCGCTATCGGCGCGAATGGCCGCCGTGCATTGGCCGGAAAGGAGAGGCTCCAGAGCGGTCACCTCTGCGGGGGAAATCATTTCCACCGAAAGGCCGAGTTCCTTTTGATACTCGTGGAGGCGGTTCAGTTCGGCCTCATCGTCGTGGTCGAGGGCCACCATGAGCGAGCCATCCGTTCTAAAGTCGGTTGACAGGCCGCTCTGTTTTTCCAGTTCTTCAATAAAAACCGGATAGCTGTTTAGGCTTTCAAGAAATAATTTGAGCAGATCTTCCTCGCCAAACCGGACTTCAGAGGCGGGGGTAATCATCCCGGCGGCGGCCGAACTGGCCTCACTACCGGCTGTCCCTTTTTCAAAAAGGGCAACCACGGCTCCCAGGCGGGTCAATTGCCACCCGATGGACAAGCCGATGACTCCGCCGCCGATAATGGCTATGGGATTCATTATCCTCCTACAACCGGGCGAATGATTTCGATCTTGTCGCCGTCTTTCACGGTGACTTTTTGAAATTCCTGTCGGGGGACGACATCGTAGTTGAGGGCAACGGCGATGTGCGGGCTTTTGAGCTGGAGAAGCTGGACAAGACGCTCGATGGTGAGCGCATCGTCGAGCGCTTTTGGCTGGCCGTTGAGCTGGATGCGAATCACAGGAATTTTCCCTCCCGCCTTTTTTGGCGAGTCCGCCGAGTTTTAGTGGCGGACGCCGGCATTACCCGGATCAGGTTCTTGGGGTCTGTTCTCAGTCCGCCACGACTACATAGCGGACACCCCCGGTTCCTTATACAGTTGACAAATGGCTAACAGATAACGAATGGCCGTGTCAACCTTGCTGTTATTTCAGGCGGTCTGGGCGGGGGATGGCAGGGGAATCGGATTTCAGCGATTCGAGGTGCCGTTTGAATTCCTCGGCGCGGGTGAGGAGTTTTTGGTGGGGTTCCGTCCCTTGTAATCCAAGGACCTCCTGGTAGAATTCGTCGAACCTGCGTGGGATATCGGCATGAAGACGGTTCAGTTGTAAAATAATGTGGTGGATCCCTTTATCCAGGTCCTCCATATGGCCGACCATTTCTTTGACCTCGTCGTCCGAAATACGCCCTTTTGTCATTGCCGACTTTAAATGGTCCAGATGACCCTTCAGGTGCTCTTCAAGTTCGTGAAGAGAAAAAAGTTCCAGCGAGGTTTTCCGCATCCGGTCTTCCAGCCTCGATTCCTCCCGCGGCGCCTTCACCCATTCCTGCCACAAGAGCCCTGCAACAAAGATGCCGGCCAAAATCCCCTGAACCCCCGCCGATTCCAGCGAGGGAAAAATTCCCAGAGCGGGAAGGGTGAAAAATGGAATGGGGGTGCTTGGGATGAAATTTCCCTCCTGCAAGGAGTGAATTCCCTCCCCCGCAAAGACCACGGCGAGAAACAAAAGCATAATGCCGCTTGCACCAAAGAAAAGATTCAGCGGGATTTTTTTGCCGATTTTGAAAATCAGCCAGGAAGAAATTGCCAGAGCGGCAAAACCGATGATGACGCCAAACCCCAGAGAGAAGGATTGCCCCGCCGCCTGAAGGCGAAGGGCCTCAAAGAAGAGAATCGTCTCGAACGCCTCACGATAGACCGCCAGAAAGGCGGCAATGCCGACGCTCAAAAAACCAAGGTTTTTTGCCCGCCGTATTTTGCCGATGAGGAAATTTTTCCAGACCCGCACATCCCGTTTGGCGAAAATCCAGAAGCTCACATAAATCAGCACCATGGCGGCAACGAGGCTCACCCACCCCTCCATTCCCTCACGGGCCGCGCCGGAGATAACGCCACGGGCGATAAGCCAGGTGAGAAAGCCGACAATCAATGCGGCTGTCCAGCTCCCATGAACCCACCGGTTGAGGCGTCGGTCCTTCATGGCGCTGACGACAGACAAGATGATGGCAATGAGAAGAATTGCCTCCAGCCCTTCGCGGAAGATGATGGTAAATGAGGCCGCAAAGGCAACACCGGGCGAAAAAGAACCGCCCGCCGACAGCGCTTCCCGGCTCTTCTCCAGCGAATCCAGGAGATTTTTTCCCGTCGATTCGACATCTCCCTTGCCCCGGAGGGCGTTTCGAAAGGCCATGAAATTATTTTCCACTTCCGTCACCAGTTTTCCTTCCCCCATGGCGGATAAGACAGCTTCTGACTGCTCAAAGCCGTCGAGGTATGCGGAAACAGCGATATCGAGCGATCTTGACTCCATGCTTTCGCGGACGAGTGAAATGGCCCTGTCGATTGAACCTGCCGCTTTTTTATTGTTGCCGCCTTCGTCCACCTCTCCGCCAGGCTGGAACAAGAAGCTTGTCACCGCCCAGCGGTCCTCCTCCGACAGGTTGGCAAAGGAGGGCATGGCGGTGCCATCAATGCCGAAGGTGATTGTGTTGAAGACCTTAAACGGCGTCAGCGCGCCGATCACATCAGGGTCGGCAAACGCCGGGGGAGGGGGATCCATTATTTTTGCCGTTTCGGTATCAGCTTTTCCTGTCAGCCCGTGGCATTGGGCGCAACGCTCTCGGTAAATCTCCTTTCCCCGCGCCGGATCAGGAGGCGACTTTGGAGCGGTGACGATGGAAAATTCAGCGATTAATTTTGTTTTGAGACCGAGCGCCAGTTCCCGAACGTCTGCCGGCGGTTTTTTTTCCGCGATGGCCTCCTTAAGGTTTTTCTCGCCGGCACGAAGTGCGCTGTCAGGAACAACACCGGCGCTGTCAAGATAGTGACCAACAAGGTCAATGAAATCGACCATCTCCCGGTACTCCATGTCGCTTAAGATTTTTTCCCCTTCGGGGGCCACCGCCATTTGATAGTCACCGGCAATATAGTCAAGAATGGCCACGGCCCGTTGGGGCGCGATCTTGTCTGCGGCGGCGCCGGCGGCAAGAGGAACAAGAAACAGCAGAAGAAAAAATTTAATTGATTTGCCCATTTTCGATAAAAATAAATTCAATGTCCGGAATTTTGTTCCGGATCGCCTCGATTTTTTCCTTTCCCATGATAAAGGCGGCCGTGTCCCACGCATCGGCCAGAGAGGAATTTTTGGCAATGACGGTAACACTGCCGCTCCGCTCAACCGGCTTTTTTGTGTTGGCGTCGAATATGTGATGTCCCCGCTCATACAGGCCGGAGGTGGAGACGGCCCGGTTTTTGATCTTCAGATTTAGGACCGGTTCTCCATCGGGATTTTCCGGATCCCGAATAGAAACCTTCCAGCGCCCCCGAGCCAGAATTTCACCGCCTGCATTAATCAAAAATTTTTTGAATCCCGCCTTTTTCAGCGAGTCGGCCATTTGATCGACGATGTAGCCTTTCGCAATTCCGGAAACCGAGATATTTGTCCCTCTTTTCGAAAGTCGGGCGTAGAAATCCCCCCCACCCCCCCTTTGAGAAAGGGGGGTGACGCTCTTGTTCCCCCCTTTGAAAAAGGGGGGGTGGGGGGATTTGTCACCGCGAAGCTCGATGTCACGAAAAGTTACTGCTTTATCCGGTGACGCAAAAGTGACGTCGAACGCTCCATTGGTCAAATCTGAAATCCTGAAGGATAGTTCAAGAATTCGTGTCAGGTGTTCCCCGATGGGCATCCATTCTCCTCCCGCATTTCGATTCAGGCGGGAGGTTTGGCTGTTGGGCCTGAATTCGCTCACCTCCCCCTCAATCTCGCGGGCCCGGTCAAATGCCTCTTCCATCGCGGTAAAAGCGGCTATTTTTTTCGATTCCGGCGCTTTAATCGTCAGGCTGACCGGGACATCCCCCATAAGCACCTGCGTGCGGGCAAAGAGGACTGCGGCAAAGAGAATTCTCTTCATATTTTTTTAAACCACAATTCCCGAAGCGAGACGGCGGCCATAACGGCAATTGAAATCAGGATGGCGAACTGGGACAAGGGGAAAAGCCAGACCATTTTTGCCGAAACGTAGCGCAGGCACCATGGCGTGGCGTTGCTGACGAGGCTGGCGGCAAATGACAGAACGATAAAAAAAATCTTGGTCCGCCGTCCGGCGGACGAAAAGGCAAAAATCAGCCCCAGAAAGGCAAACAGAAAAGGCTGGCTGAAGGTATGCACATGCGCGACGGAAAGCATCGTCCGGTAGTCCTGCGGGAGCATGATCGCTTCGTCTCCGGCCGATTCGTCTCCGCGGTAATAGGCAACGGTCTTCATCATGTCGAAATGGCTCCGGTCGAAGACCTGAAGGAGAGATACGCCGTATCCGGTCAGCAGGGTAAGTATCAGACAGGTGGCAAGCCACCTAAACGGCCCCGGCCAACGGCAGAGGGGAAAAGGATTGGCCGGTGGCCCTGCCGCCTTAATTTTTTCCATAAAATACCTTCCAGAGAAACAATGCCCGTTTGACCCCCCGCGCCACCCCTTTTACCGAAAGGGTTGCGCCGGTGATGTTTGTAATATCCTGCCCCGCCTTAAACGGCTGATCGGCGTTTTTCCCTTTGAATTGATCGACAAACCGCCTTTCGTGTACTGCGCTCCCGTGCGATTCGCGGTAGACGAGTACTTCCACCGCTTTCACCTCCCCCTTTGGCGTGATCGCCGTCAAGAAGGTGATCGGCTCGGTTTTCCCGATTTCGTTGTCCACCAAGGCATAACCGTCAATCCGGCCCCCGGTTTTGGCCACGGCAAACTCCCACTCGGTTTTTCGCAATTTCGATTTGAGCTCTTTTTCGACAGCGGTTTTTTGTTCCTCCATCAGAGTTTTCCGTTCGTTGACAAAGGTGGAGGAGGGGAAGATGAATTTGAGCGCCTCTTCTTTTGTCAGGTAAACCGTGGTCTGCCCCCAAGCGCCTTGCGGCAGAAGGATGAGGAGCAGAAGAAAGAACATGCGCATCATGCCGTTTCAATATCTCCAAGTGCGATGCCCTTGTAAATTAAAAAAGAACGCCGGCAATCACTCTCGCCTCGATGGCCTCGTGTTCATCCAGGTTTCGGCCGCCGTTTTTCAAATCGAGAATTTGCGGCAAGAGGGTGAATGTCACCCACGCCTTTGTCCCCTCGTAATGGATATTCGGACCGACAAACAGGACAGAATGTTCGTATTCATTATAATGCGCCCATTCGCTATGGACGCGGGCCTCGAGGCCCAAAGACCAGTGGGGGCTTAGTTTGTAGGCCAGACCGAGGGTTTGTTCCAATTCAAGCTCGGTGAGCACTTCATCGTCCTCGAATTCCCAGACATGTTCCGCTATCAGATTCATGGCCAGGATCCATTTTTCCCCAAAGATGTGCTCCAGAATGATTTTTTCCTCCCACTCCACTTCTTCACCTTCATACTTCGCCTCTCCGTAAAGGAGGAGCCCAAGCCATTTTGTATGGGGGCTCAAGACCATGTACTTCCACTCGGACGAAACTCCCTTGAATTCAAAGGCGTCGGCGCCGTCATCGTGGACATCCCGGAAGTTGAGATAGAGAGCGGTGGTCAGCCGGTCAGTCAGGCCGGTTTCGATTTCCTCGCGGAAGTCGAAACGGTAAAAATTTTGGGTATTTTTCACCGTTCGGAGGGTCAGCCACTGTTCGAATTCCCATTTCCCCTTTGGAAGCACGGAATCGGCTTCATAGCTGTAGGTAAAATGGCGGGCATCGGCCCAGGCGGATAATGCCGCCGCCATGGTCCCAATCATGACAATCAAACTTAGAGCATGTTTCATGCGGTTCTCCTTTTTGGCTGGTTGTGGTTGATGGGCAAATTTTATGAAATTGCAAATCACTTTCAATTTCATAATTGACAGGTTTAGTACCCTTCCGGGCGGGGCGGAGTCAAGAGAAAAGTGCAAAGGAGCAAAAAATTCGGCGAACCGTTGAAATCTCCCCGTTCAATATTTCCATGTAAAAAATAACCCTAAAAAAACTTATTTTTTAATTAACTATTTGATTTTATATATTAAATTTTAAGTTGACTTTGATAATTATTAGGGGCAAAATATCATTACTTTGGCTTTGATCCAATCCAATCGGGGTCCTGTCTAAAAAAGGGGGAATCTTATGAACTTTCGAGTTCCATTTTTGGTGAGTGTCTTTTTTTCGCTATGTCTGGCTGTCACTGCCTGTGGCGGTGGGGGCGGGGGCGGCGGCGGCGGGAGCGACAGCGGGGGAGGCAGTGGCGGCGGATCGACCGAGATCGATATCACCGATCCCGCGGCCCTTTCTTACGATATTTCACAGCTCGATGTCTCGGCGCAGAGTGGAAGCGAAGGCAATATTTCCGCCCTCATGAAGCGGGCCATCGGCGGTGAAGTCGGAGATGACTCAATCGCCGGATGTCAGGTCGACCAGATGGGGGGCGAGGCGGTGCGTATCGCCAAGCAGGTGGACCTCATCAACTGTTACGTCAGCCATATGCTTGACGCGGCCGGCGAGGAAATTCCGACGGACGAATTCGCCTATTTCAGCGTTGCCGTTCCCGAAGGGTTTGAAGGGGAGGATTTTTCCATCAAAGTGCGCGTGGGGAAGTTCGGCGAGGAGTTTAGAATGGATGCCTGTGAAGGCGGCGCATTGAGTATGGAAC
Coding sequences within it:
- a CDS encoding thiazole synthase; its protein translation is MLTIADKTFHSRLFLGTAGYPNLTVLKQAIESSGTEMVTVAVRRINLAQDPEHGFFSVIKETGCGWLPNTAGCYTAKEAVLTARLAHESMETNWIKLEVIGDSYSLFPDNEELLKAARELLADKFVVLPYCSDDPIICKKLADLGCPAVMPLGAPIGSGQGIRNPNNLELIRKSVTVPVIVDAGVGTASHVAIAMEIGCDGVLLNTAVAKAKDPVKMASAMKQALSAGRLAFEAGRIPEKKFATPSTPERGKIEYGGMK
- the thiO gene encoding glycine oxidase ThiO codes for the protein MNPIAIIGGGVIGLSIGWQLTRLGAVVALFEKGTAGSEASSAAAGMITPASEVRFGEEDLLKLFLESLNSYPVFIEELEKQSGLSTDFRTDGSLMVALDHDDEAELNRLHEYQKELGLSVEMISPAEVTALEPLLSGQCTAAIRADSEYFLDNLRLIESLKKAFLASGGQLHEGTRIERLEIEQGKVRAIKAKGERFPVSTVCLATGIHQDIEGLGDYLSLPVRPVKGQALELVNNQTIPLTRAIRTIHRYPVYLVPRSDGRIVVGATNEEMGLDHRVTGGALLDLLYGAWKILPATAEMEVRKTWVGFRPTAEDHCPILGRTGIEGLFVAMGMYRHGILLTPIVGKLMAELMVQEKESKFFDVFGTRRFQN
- the thiS gene encoding sulfur carrier protein ThiS, which encodes MIRIQLNGQPKALDDALTIERLVQLLQLKSPHIAVALNYDVVPRQEFQKVTVKDGDKIEIIRPVVGG
- a CDS encoding cytochrome c/FTR1 family iron permease; amino-acid sequence: MGKSIKFFLLLFLVPLAAGAAADKIAPQRAVAILDYIAGDYQMAVAPEGEKILSDMEYREMVDFIDLVGHYLDSAGVVPDSALRAGEKNLKEAIAEKKPPADVRELALGLKTKLIAEFSIVTAPKSPPDPARGKEIYRERCAQCHGLTGKADTETAKIMDPPPPAFADPDVIGALTPFKVFNTITFGIDGTAMPSFANLSEEDRWAVTSFLFQPGGEVDEGGNNKKAAGSIDRAISLVRESMESRSLDIAVSAYLDGFEQSEAVLSAMGEGKLVTEVENNFMAFRNALRGKGDVESTGKNLLDSLEKSREALSAGGSFSPGVAFAASFTIIFREGLEAILLIAIILSVVSAMKDRRLNRWVHGSWTAALIVGFLTWLIARGVISGAAREGMEGWVSLVAAMVLIYVSFWIFAKRDVRVWKNFLIGKIRRAKNLGFLSVGIAAFLAVYREAFETILFFEALRLQAAGQSFSLGFGVIIGFAALAISSWLIFKIGKKIPLNLFFGASGIMLLFLAVVFAGEGIHSLQEGNFIPSTPIPFFTLPALGIFPSLESAGVQGILAGIFVAGLLWQEWVKAPREESRLEDRMRKTSLELFSLHELEEHLKGHLDHLKSAMTKGRISDDEVKEMVGHMEDLDKGIHHIILQLNRLHADIPRRFDEFYQEVLGLQGTEPHQKLLTRAEEFKRHLESLKSDSPAIPRPDRLK
- a CDS encoding FAD:protein FMN transferase, which gives rise to MKRILFAAVLFARTQVLMGDVPVSLTIKAPESKKIAAFTAMEEAFDRAREIEGEVSEFRPNSQTSRLNRNAGGEWMPIGEHLTRILELSFRISDLTNGAFDVTFASPDKAVTFRDIELRGDKSPHPPFFKGGNKSVTPLSQRGGGGDFYARLSKRGTNISVSGIAKGYIVDQMADSLKKAGFKKFLINAGGEILARGRWKVSIRDPENPDGEPVLNLKIKNRAVSTSGLYERGHHIFDANTKKPVERSGSVTVIAKNSSLADAWDTAAFIMGKEKIEAIRNKIPDIEFIFIENGQIN
- a CDS encoding FMN-binding protein, with translation MMRMFFLLLLILLPQGAWGQTTVYLTKEEALKFIFPSSTFVNERKTLMEEQKTAVEKELKSKLRKTEWEFAVAKTGGRIDGYALVDNEIGKTEPITFLTAITPKGEVKAVEVLVYRESHGSAVHERRFVDQFKGKNADQPFKAGQDITNITGATLSVKGVARGVKRALFLWKVFYGKN